CCGATAATCAAGGTCAGAATACATAATGCAAAACGTTTTTTTGGATAATACTTCAATTGAAATCCATCGTGAAATCCAAACCGGGAACATCCGTCACGTCGTTTTCGATTTCGACGGGACAATCTCACTTATCCGAGACGGCTGGCAGAATGTGATGGTACCGCTGATGGTTGAATGCCTTCAGACGGAAACGGACACCACCGAGACAGAAGCACAACTTGAGGCGATTGTCGTTGAATTTGTGGATAGACTGACCGGCAAACAGACGATCTATCAGATGATGCAGTTAAGCGAAGAAATTGAGAAACGTGGCGGCACACCGAAAGAACCGCTCGCGTACAAAGACGAATATAACCGCCGATTGCTGCCTATTGTTGAGGAACGGATTGCTGGACTCGCAGCAGGAACACTACCCGCCGACCCACTTCGGGTGCCAATGTCCCTTGAATTTCTTCAAACGCTGCGTGGGATGGGAATAAACTGCTATCTTGCCAGCGGAACAGACGTTGAATTCGTCAAAAACGAAGCGTCGCTACTCGGTGTTGCCCCGTATTTTGACGGCGGCATTTTCGGTGCGTTGCGGGAATATAAGAAGTTTTCCAAAGCCATGGTTATCCAGAAAATTATCACAGATTTCCAGTTAAGCGGAAGCGAGTTGCTCATCATCGGAGACGGGTACGTGGAGATTGAAAACGCGAAAACGGTCGGAGCAATCGCTGTCGGTGTTGCGTCTGTTGAGGATAATATATACAATATGAACGCCGACAAACGGGAACGTTTGATCCGTGCCGGTGCAGACATCATCATCCCCGACTTCCGTGAAGGCACACAATTGCTGAACTATCTGTTCACTTAATTTTTTTGCAATAAACGTAAAGAGAGTGTATAATTGGAAGTGAAGGCAGAATGAAGTATAGACAGATTGTTAAAATAATTCAAGATGACGGGTGGTACTTGGACAGGACGCGAGGCAGTCATAAACAGTTTAAACATCCAACAAAGCCCGGAGTCGTGACAATCGCAGGAAAACCAAACGAGGATATCTCCAAGGGAACACTCAATAATATTCTAAAGCAAGCAGCTCTTAAGAATTGAGGAGAAAGTCTTATGGAATATGTCGTTATTTTTGAAAAATGTGGAAATAACTATGGTGGATATGTCCCCGACCTTCCAGGATGCGCCGTTGTAGGTGAAACAATGGAAGAAGTACGGAAATTGATCGCTGAAGCTATCGATTTTCATATCGAAGGACTACAAGAAGCTGGTTATGATATTCCATTGCCATCGTTTACGCTGCCCGTTGAAACCCAGCAAGGTGTGTCATCCGAATTAATTGAGGCACGGATTTAGTGTGGGAAACGGAACGCTTCGCACTGTGGTGGAAAGACTGTACTCAACTTGTGGTCCTCTATACGCAATGGAGAACACTATGACAAACTACGCGAAAGCGTCCGTTCATCCCTCAGAACTACGTGAATTTCAAGACGACCAAACGGGCGCCCATATTTATCAACTCACAAACGATACCTCTATCAATCATAACCTCTACTTCCTCACATCCTCTTTCACGCCTGACCAAGAACATCTTATCTTTACTTCCTACCGTTCAGGAAAACCG
The Candidatus Poribacteria bacterium genome window above contains:
- a CDS encoding HAD family hydrolase yields the protein MQNVFLDNTSIEIHREIQTGNIRHVVFDFDGTISLIRDGWQNVMVPLMVECLQTETDTTETEAQLEAIVVEFVDRLTGKQTIYQMMQLSEEIEKRGGTPKEPLAYKDEYNRRLLPIVEERIAGLAAGTLPADPLRVPMSLEFLQTLRGMGINCYLASGTDVEFVKNEASLLGVAPYFDGGIFGALREYKKFSKAMVIQKIITDFQLSGSELLIIGDGYVEIENAKTVGAIAVGVASVEDNIYNMNADKRERLIRAGADIIIPDFREGTQLLNYLFT
- a CDS encoding type II toxin-antitoxin system HicA family toxin: MKYRQIVKIIQDDGWYLDRTRGSHKQFKHPTKPGVVTIAGKPNEDISKGTLNNILKQAALKN
- a CDS encoding type II toxin-antitoxin system HicB family antitoxin, translated to MEYVVIFEKCGNNYGGYVPDLPGCAVVGETMEEVRKLIAEAIDFHIEGLQEAGYDIPLPSFTLPVETQQGVSSELIEARI